The genomic region TTCACCGCGCTCCAGGTGCAGCAGCGCGCGCGACTTCGCGTCCTTCGTGTCCTGGGCGATGAGCGCCAGCGTGCGCTCCGCGGACTCCAGCCGGCCCAGCTCGCGCTCCAGGGTGTAGCGCTCGCGCAGCAGTTCCTCGCGGCGCGCGGGCCAGCCGTCCGCGGCGAAGGCCAGGGACTCCAGCCGCGCGGACTCCGGCAACGCGCGCACGCGGGCGAGCACCGCTTCAGCCAGGGCCTCCGGCTCCAGGCCCAGCTCCGGCAGCAGGAGCATCAGGCGCGCGCCGAGGCCGGGCTCTCCGCCCAGTTCCTCCAGGGCGCGCAGGCGCGCGAACACCGGGGCCGGACGGGCGCGCAGCACCTCGTCTCGCAGTGCCACGGCGAAGGCGGCGTCACGGTCGTAGGAGAGGGCCGCCAGCTCCAGCAGGCCTTCCCACTCCGCGTCCTCGCGCAGTCCGTCCGCCAGCGCGGAGGCGTGAGCGGGGTCCGCGTCCGGCATCGCGACCAGGGCCCAGAGGGCCACGCGCGTGCGGGGCACGTCGCCCGCCTGCGCGGCCATGGCCAGCGCGTCGGTGTACTCGCCCGCGGCCATGGCGGGCGCGAAGCCCACGTCCAGGGCGCGCGCGAAGGCGCCCAGGCGTGCGAAGCGCTCGGCCAGCTCCGTCGCGGACAGCATGTCCGGCGCGTCGGTGGCGATGCGCTCGACGACCTCCAGCGCCTCGCCCATTTCGCCCGCCTTCTCCCAGAGGCCGGCGGCCTCCAGCAGCAGCGGGGGACGCTCCTCCGGGGCGGCGAGCCGGGCCGCCTGCAACAGCGCGCGGGCCGCTCGGGGCGCGTCTCCGGAGGCGCGGTGCAGGTGCGCGACGAGCAGCGCGGCGCGCAGGTCCGGCTCCGTGGCGACAGCGGCCTTCGCGGCCTTCAACGCGTCTTCCAGCAGCCCCGCCTTCTCGAAGGCACGAGCGGCGGCCACCAGCAGCGACACGCGCTGCTCGCCCGACGAGAGCTCCGCGCGGGCCACGCGCACCTCGGCGCGGCGCGCGTGCGCGTCACCGAGCAGCGGCTCCAGGGCCTCCAGCGCGTCGGCGTAGCCGGCACCGGAAGCGCCCCGAGCCACCACGACCTCCAGCGCGTCGCGAGCGGCTTCCTCGCGGGTCGCGTCCTTCGCCAGCCCCGCGAACTCCAGCCGGAGCACCGCGGACTCGTCCGCGTCGTCCGTGAGCGGAATCAGCCGCTCCAGCGCGGCGAGCAGCTCCGTGGACTCCTTGCGCGCACGCAGGCCGTCCACCAGCGCGCGCAGGGCGGCCGGGTTCTCCGGATCCGCCTCCGCCGCGCGGCGCGTGAGGGCCCAGGCCGTGTCCGCGTCCGACAGCGATTCGTTCGCCACGGACGCGGCGGCGAGCAGCAGCTCCGCGGCGCGCGAGCCTCCCGCGGCCTCCGCGCCCGCTTCGTAGATGCCCAGCAGGTCGCCGTGGCGGCCCAGGGCGCGCAGGCCCTCCACCGCGCGGTCGATGACGCCCGCGTCCGCCGGGCGCAGCCGGGCCAGGGGCACCAGCGCGTCGATGGCCTCGCGCGGGTCGTCGAAGAGGTCGGCCGCGCGGCGCAGCAGCACCTCTTCCGTCGCCGCGTCCTGGGCCCTGCGCGCCAGCTGCAACGACGCCCGGTACAGCCCGGGGCCGTTGCCCGTGCGCGAGTGCACCTCCGCGAGCAGCGACAGCGCCTCACCGCCGCGCGCGCCCTCTGGCTCCAGCGATACCACCGCTTCGAAGGCATCCGCCGCGTCGTGGAACGCGCCCGACGCGAGCGACGCATGGCCCAGGCGCAGCCACGTGCGCACGCGCACCGGCACCGGCAGCGAGTCTCCGCCCAGCGCCAGCACCCGGCGGTCATACGGTTGCGCGGCGGCGGGGCCTCCACCCTGGGCGGCCAGCTCGGCGCGCGCGCAGAGGGCGTCCACGTCACCGCCCGCGCGGCCCAGGTAATCGTCGAAGGCCTCCGCGGCCTTGAGCGCTTCGCCCGCGTCCAGCAGGCGCTGGGCCCGCTCACGCAACAGGGGCAGCGCGTCCTCGGGGTTCACCGCCTCCGCGCGCTGGCCCAGCAGGTCCGCCAGCCGGCGCACGTCTCCGGCGGCGCGCTCGCGCACGTGCTGGAAGGCCTCCGCGTTGGCGGGATCCAGCTCGAAGGCGCGGTCCTCGCAGAGGATGGCGCGCTCGCGGGCACCTTCTTCGCGGAAGGCGCTCGCGGCGGCGAGGTAGCTCGCGGCGGCCTCGGCGGGCGTCTGGCGCTCGGCGCGGCGGAGCATCAGCTCGGCCAGGGCCTGACGTTCGCCGCTCTCTTCCAGGAAGGCGCGGTGGCGCGTGAAGACGGGCTCGCGGAACGGATCCGCCTCCAGGAGGATGGCGTCGAACTCGGCGGCGTCCGCGGGGCGGCGCACCTGGTGCAGCAGCTCCGCGGCCTGCGCGGTCAGGTTCAGGTCGTCCGGCTTCGCGGCGCGTGCGGCGATGAGCGCGGCGGCGGCGGCCTCCGGCTTGTTCGCGCGGTCGCGGTAGAGGACCGCGGCCTGGTACAGCAGCGCCGCGTGACGGTCGGCGTCGAGCTCCGACTCCGCGCACTCCTCGTACCAGGCGGCCAGCTCCGCGAGCCGACCGTCGCGCTCCAGCAACTCCGCGAGCAGACCTTCTGCTTCCGTGAGCCAGCGGTCCTGGCGCAGGGCCTGGCGCAGGAAGCCCTCTGCCTTCGGCGTGTCCGAGAGCTCGCCCAGGTTCAGGCGGGCCAGGCGCAGCAGCACCGCCGCGCCCTCGCGCGTGCCCGTCATCCGGGGCAGCCCGCGCTCCCACCAGCGCGCCTCGGCGGCCGCGTCGTCGCGGCGCTCGGCCAGGGCCGCGCCCATGCGCGCGGTGTCCAGCTCCGCGGCCAGACCGAAGGCACGCTCCAGCGAGGCCTCCGCCGCGTTCAGGTCCAGCTTCACGTCGCGCAGCAACTCCGCGCGGCGGCGCTCGCAGGCGGCGGCTTCGGCGTTGCGTTCACCAGCGGCGAGCAGGTCACGGGCGTTGGCGAGCGAGCGCAGAGCATCGTCCGCGCGGCCCATCGACTCCGCGAGCCGGGCCTCCTCGTCGTAGGCCGCGAGCGCGGCGTCCACGTCCCCCGCCTGGAGGCTGAGCGCGGCCACCGGCTGGAGCTCCGCGAGGAGTTCCGACGTGCGGCCCGTCTCGCGGTAGAGGGTGACGAGCCGGCGGCGCAGCGGCAGCGGCTCCTTCGCCATCTGCGCCGCGTGGGACAGCAGCGATGCGGCGATGCCCGCGTCCGCCAGCGCCTCGCGCGCCCGCTCCGCCAGCGACACCAGCCGCGCGACGGTGTCCTCGGACGGCGCCAGCACGCGCGCGTGGGCGACGCGCACCTCGAAGGCACCGCGCGGGTCGTCGCGCTCCAGCAGCGCGGAGAGCCGCTCCACGGCGCGCTCGCACAGCGGACGCTCCGTGAGCAGGTACCGGTACGCGGTCACCGCGCGCTTCACATCGCCGGACTGCTCGGCCAGGTCGCCCAGGCGCAGGCTCGTGGCCTCCGCCGCCTCCGGGGCCGCGCGGAAGTCCGCCGCCTGGACCAGGGCCTCCTGCAACGGCAGGGCTTCGCGCACCACGCCGCGCAGGTAGAGCAGGTCCGCTAGCGTGGCCAGGTCCTCGCCCTTCGCGGGCACCCGCGCATGCGCGCGACGCGCCAGGGCCAGCGCCCGGTCCAGCTCCTGGGCCTGCCGCGCGTAGGTGACACCCTCGCGCAGCAGCGCCGCGGCCTCGGCGGCGTCGGCGTCCTCCGCCGCGGCCTCCAGCAGGCCCGCGGCCTCCAGCAGTTCTCCGCGACCGGCCACCAGCGACACCAGCCGGCGGCGCACCGCCGCGTCCGCCGGGGTCAGCCGCAGCGCCTGGCGCAGCGCGGCCTCGGCGGGCGCGCTCTGTCCCAAGCGGTCGAGGTAGAGGCTCGCGAGCTCCGAGTACAGGGACGCGGCGGCGGCGGGCGGAGCATGGGGCGCCTCGGCGGCGAGCAACTCCGCGAGCCGGGCCCAGTCCTCCAGGTCGCGCAGCACGCGCTGCAACGCGAGCGTGGCCTCCTCGTGGCGCGGTGCCAGGCCGAGCGCGGCTTCCAGGTCGCGCGCGGAGGCCTCGCGGTCTCCCTGGCCTTCGAGCAGCGCGGCGCGCATCAGGAGCGCTTCCACGCGGCGGGCGGTGGGCCCCTGGCGCGCGGCCTCGGCCAGCGCGGCGGCTTCGTCCGAGGGCTTGCCGTCGCGGCGGGCCAGCTCGGCGAGCTGGAAGAAGGCATCGCACCGCGCGTCAGCGGGCGGCTCCAGCGAGATGGCGGCACGGAGCGCGTCTCCAGCGGAGGCGCGCTCGTCCTTCTCCAGCAGCACCGTGGCCAGGGCCAGCAGCCGCTCCCGGGCACGGGCGCCCAGGGTGGCATCGGCGGCCACGGCGCGGCGCCACGCATCCAGCTCGGCGGGCGCGTCCGACGCTTCGCGCGCCAGCTCCGCCAGCATCAGCAGCAGCGGCGCGGGCCGGCGCGACAGCTTCGCGGCCTGGGCGCAGTCATCGCGCGCGGGACCCGTGCGGCCGGCGCTCCGGTGCAGCATGGCCCGGCGCGCGAGCAGTTCGGCGCGGGCTTCACCCGACGCCGCGGACACCAGCGTGCCCAGCAGCTCCAGCCGTTCGGACTCTTCTTCCAGCGTGCCCGTGCCGGGCGGAGGCAGCAGCTCCAGCAGCGCCTGCGCCGCCCACGCGTCCTGCGGCTCCTCCGCCAGCAGGCTGCGCAGCGAATCCGCCGAGGCGCTCGCGCGGCCCAGGGCAAGGCACAGCTCGGCCAGCTCGCGGCGGGCCTGACGTCGGGCGTCTCCGGAGAGGCGCGGCCACAGCTCCACCAGCAGGTCCGCCAGGGCCTCGCGGGCGCCGGCCTTGCGGTGCAGCGCGGCCAGCTCCAGCCGCGCGTCCAGGTCCTCCGGCGTGCGCGCGCAGAACTCCGCGAGCAGGCGCCGCGCCGCGTCCGTGCGGTTCGCGCGCACGGCGGCGGTGGCGGCCTTGCGCGTGAGGGCCACGCGCTCCGCTTCGCGCGGGGCATCCACGTCCGCGGGAGGCAGCGCC from Corallococcus exiguus harbors:
- a CDS encoding tetratricopeptide repeat protein, giving the protein MATDSESPKPVAPASGAAPELRLLDRRAFVGFPALEVQPGLRIADFALQIPDVSFPFNVSAGATRYQRKKLLFGFLELTVDADLVTRKVAELAGRLVGIEELRLHFRPGYLEGQGRLPAPERTPFTFKIAFDADGDRLAVYVYDVRLYGFSATPSVQLPGLLSEAVGALGLLPDVEVRGATGFSTRVLPSLCELASLSRGYKVPTLDTARLSAAEVSSTGLRLRFAAGGLPPPAAPDEELMLALEGARAFADAEGLVAQGRLAEARQAYLQAGDAQDAHPFAAERLLALLVADPQAHDLALDVAATLSRRRDRSPAALWGEAVVRERRGEGARAAERYLALCALARRTSEEAAAFFAAEAAARSSRDTAPQVAVKALHELLGLKPDHLPSLKALARASDQARDRAGAVRAYRRLAALARDPLEAADAHVHLARLCAQTEDDIAGARLHCEAALRLSPDQPDALLLLGELCHRGGEHLRALKALDRLREVSMARHELDRVGQADLLAGRVWEEGLKQPENALLRYREAVSLLPGEPEPLFASARVAEGLGRLQEALSGYQQALELAGPAPRSESVRHAAHESHHALARLSRTKLGDPARAREHLEAALALDPRDAVALDELIPYFRVTGRSQELAEALEKAAALKEEPKARAALWAEAGELYRGKLQLADKADKLLTLALEADGDHRPALESLLALAEARRDGAQLTRCLAALARLTTEPKERAQKYRRLAVAARDLAFDLDLAVHALQEVLRAEPDDLPALGELCALQRKRSDLAGLATALEDRARVAEAQGDKRLAAAALRELAGVLEARLGRVGDALVALEKAARLAPDAAVLLDLADLSLRCERPEHARRALESLLATLPRTAAPEKLADVRARLGRACELLGDREGAIAAYAQAFPLRRLDDVLATRLEALYTEAGETQALAELWATRAQALAGADRAEEAAPLFLQSARALLERGEKAAALMRLASALEASPEGPLAAEVLEALAELELERGEKLEAARLYARRATLVPDARAGSKLLFRASLLAAGTSREEAFLAEALERDATFAPARIRRGELRLATDARAALEDFEAVLALPPADVDAPREAERVALTRKAATAAVRANRTDAARRLLAEFCARTPEDLDARLELAALHRKAGAREALADLLVELWPRLSGDARRQARRELAELCLALGRASASADSLRSLLAEEPQDAWAAQALLELLPPPGTGTLEEESERLELLGTLVSAASGEARAELLARRAMLHRSAGRTGPARDDCAQAAKLSRRPAPLLLMLAELAREASDAPAELDAWRRAVAADATLGARARERLLALATVLLEKDERASAGDALRAAISLEPPADARCDAFFQLAELARRDGKPSDEAAALAEAARQGPTARRVEALLMRAALLEGQGDREASARDLEAALGLAPRHEEATLALQRVLRDLEDWARLAELLAAEAPHAPPAAAASLYSELASLYLDRLGQSAPAEAALRQALRLTPADAAVRRRLVSLVAGRGELLEAAGLLEAAAEDADAAEAAALLREGVTYARQAQELDRALALARRAHARVPAKGEDLATLADLLYLRGVVREALPLQEALVQAADFRAAPEAAEATSLRLGDLAEQSGDVKRAVTAYRYLLTERPLCERAVERLSALLERDDPRGAFEVRVAHARVLAPSEDTVARLVSLAERAREALADAGIAASLLSHAAQMAKEPLPLRRRLVTLYRETGRTSELLAELQPVAALSLQAGDVDAALAAYDEEARLAESMGRADDALRSLANARDLLAAGERNAEAAACERRRAELLRDVKLDLNAAEASLERAFGLAAELDTARMGAALAERRDDAAAEARWWERGLPRMTGTREGAAVLLRLARLNLGELSDTPKAEGFLRQALRQDRWLTEAEGLLAELLERDGRLAELAAWYEECAESELDADRHAALLYQAAVLYRDRANKPEAAAAALIAARAAKPDDLNLTAQAAELLHQVRRPADAAEFDAILLEADPFREPVFTRHRAFLEESGERQALAELMLRRAERQTPAEAAASYLAAASAFREEGARERAILCEDRAFELDPANAEAFQHVRERAAGDVRRLADLLGQRAEAVNPEDALPLLRERAQRLLDAGEALKAAEAFDDYLGRAGGDVDALCARAELAAQGGGPAAAQPYDRRVLALGGDSLPVPVRVRTWLRLGHASLASGAFHDAADAFEAVVSLEPEGARGGEALSLLAEVHSRTGNGPGLYRASLQLARRAQDAATEEVLLRRAADLFDDPREAIDALVPLARLRPADAGVIDRAVEGLRALGRHGDLLGIYEAGAEAAGGSRAAELLLAAASVANESLSDADTAWALTRRAAEADPENPAALRALVDGLRARKESTELLAALERLIPLTDDADESAVLRLEFAGLAKDATREEAARDALEVVVARGASGAGYADALEALEPLLGDAHARRAEVRVARAELSSGEQRVSLLVAAARAFEKAGLLEDALKAAKAAVATEPDLRAALLVAHLHRASGDAPRAARALLQAARLAAPEERPPLLLEAAGLWEKAGEMGEALEVVERIATDAPDMLSATELAERFARLGAFARALDVGFAPAMAAGEYTDALAMAAQAGDVPRTRVALWALVAMPDADPAHASALADGLREDAEWEGLLELAALSYDRDAAFAVALRDEVLRARPAPVFARLRALEELGGEPGLGARLMLLLPELGLEPEALAEAVLARVRALPESARLESLAFAADGWPARREELLRERYTLERELGRLESAERTLALIAQDTKDAKSRALLHLERGELLQGPLAQPAEAREAFEAALTDDADSLAAVQSLLALVDEARESTVFLTLADTLAKLAGADAWAPYRERLADAYEAQQRWAEAATQLEQLPDTDERLARRVKFAEARGLVGEALRLRERLTQDPAELEVILRGYLDAQLVGPAVRLAERLADAQQLTPALTRWVTERFSPSPDGAVLAVRFWPALLREKWPDVDGWTLYAEALHALGRPEAERTDGIGAALVSSDAPAPRAPVSRLERPAQDFQHPEPDGLVPVTESSLARLHVALKPVLESLGAEAVRVSVDPRGGVEAYLTSPDALVLGAGALGCFGAVELGWLCALALALGSEGVELTRPGAVLTWEDAAVAAWRAMPATLAAGRVLARLDSDVRGGDPASVDVGAVLSRSEAFRQLALASLDA